The DNA region TAATTACAATTTTGATGAAGTGAATACTATTGAAATAAAGGAACGTCTTATCGAAATAGATTCAATATAGATTTCATGATAGCTGATGAAGCTCATGTTTTGTAACCAACGTAGAATGTTTATTAAAGATAATGAAATGAATTAGAGGTGAGAGTAGTAATATGGGGTATATTGAGGACTTAGAACAGGCTGAAAAAGAATCAAAAAATAGAGCAGTAGCAACGAAAATATTGGATAAAATGGAAGAACTTCGTTTGACATCGAATGAGGATGTATCAAGACGTTGGATTTGGGAACTACTTCAAAATGCAAGAGATGTTGCAGGCTCTTCAGGACAAATAGATATTGCAATAGATTTACATGAGGATAGCAACCATCTTGTTTTTATGCATAATGGAAAACCATTTACATCGTCAAATATTGTGTCGTTGATTGAGCAAGTTTCTAGTAAAGAAAGAGATACAACTCTAGTTGAGGAAGAAATCAATACTACAGGTAAATTCGGGACAGGTTTCTTGACGACACATTTATTATCAGAAATTGTACATTTAAAAGGATTGCTGAAAAATACAGAAGGCGAATGTAAGCCCTTTGAAGTGACATTGGATAGGTCAGGAAGGGAGCTTCAGTCAATCACTGATTCTATTAATATAACTATGGCTCAATTGAGGGCGGTTGAAGAAGCAGAAGAAGCTTTTTATAACAATGGCGTGTACCAAACTCAATTTACATATGAGCTTAATGATATAGGGCTTGAAGTAGCAAGAAAAGGTCTTGACGATTTAGAACATTTAATTCCGTATGTATTGACCTTTGTTAAAGAAATCAGGACTGTAAATATCATTCATGCAAATAAGATATTTGAACTAACTGAAGAATCAGTCTTAGGAAATGGAACAGTTAATAGAGCTACCATTCAAGTGAGTGAAAGAGATACATTAAGCAACAGGTTTATAACTACAAAGCAAGGTACAGATTTACTGTTAGCTGCCGAAGTGGAGCTTACTGAAGATGGCTATGCATTTGTTGGATCAGATTATAAGCTGCCAAAGTTGTTTTGTACATTTCCACTTATTGGCTCTGGTAACTTTCCATTTCCTTTTATCATTAACTCTGGACATTTTAATCCTAACGAGCCGAGAAGTGGTGTCTTCTTAACTGACAAGGATGAAGATAAAGTATCGCAAAACAAAGAAATTTTGATTAAAGCTGTAAGTGTAGCACAGGATTTTATCAATTCTACCGCGAGTTGCGGCTGGCGTAAATTTTATGTACCTGTTAAATATGCAAATAGTAGTATTAATGTGGATTGGATTGACAATGAATGGTTGATTGAAAATGTTAAGATTCCTATAAGAAATTACTTAGTCAGTAGTCAAATAGTTGATGATAGAAAAGGTAATAGGACAAGTATTATTAGCAATGAGAAAACAAATGTATTGATACCATTTTCAACTTCGAAAAATACAAGAGAGAGCTTGTATAAGCTGACTTCATATCTGACGGGTGAGCCATTGACAAGAGAAGATGAATTGCATGAATGGTATAGTGCTATTTGGCGAGATTTAAAGAAGTTGGATATATATTATATCTTAAGGGTTATTGAAGATTTAGGAACAATAAATGAGCTTTCAACTCAACTTAATAATGTAGATGTTTATAAATGGTTAAAAGCAGTTTTTAAGATGGCTGAAAACAACGAAAAAATTGTTGAGGAAATTATTGCAGAGAAGCTAGTGATTATACCTAACCAGAATGGTGTTTTTACTAGATATTCTGATCTATATATAGATGAAGGCATTGACAATGCCTTAAAGGACATTACGGCTGATATGGGGCATGATTGCAGAGAGATTCTTTTGGATAAAGTATGCTACTTACCTGAAGGTTTGAAATTCAGTGGTAAAACGACAAAGGGAATTGCCGCAGAAATTAACAATCAACTTGAGGAATTAGATTGGGATAGTAAAATACAAATTTCTAAAAAAATAGCCACTTTATATTCTGAGCAAAGAGAAACGATAGAGCAAAGAAGATACATTATTGACTTGTGTAAAAAAGTCTATGGCGATACATTTGGAGAAACAAAAAAATTAATCCATTGGAATCATAAGATTTGGGAATATGCAGATAATTATCTTATTGATGATATTACGAATATAATAATGGCACAAAACAATATAGAAATGCTCTCTCAATACCTAAGCTTTCAAACAGAGCAAGAATGTATTTTGTGGCTTAAGACATTGATTGAATCCCTAACAGCGTATGAGTACAGTTCACATCTTAATACTAAGTCAATACTTCCTAATCAAATGGGGGAACTGAAGGAAAAAGAGGAATTATTTTTAGATGATGAGATAGATGATGAACTAAAAGAAATATGTATGTTGTTGGGATATGATTATCGAGAAGAACTTCTTGATATAAATTTTGACATAGATATACCACATTCTAGAGAAATCAACAATAAGGAAGTGGCTGAAAAGATTACATCACTTGTTAGAACTGCAATGCATGAATTTGAGCAGAGTAGTGAAACAAAATATGCTTTAAGAATTTTGATGCAATGGTTTCAGGATTACGCTGAAGTTGCAGAGGGTTTATTTACTGATTTGTGGCCAGAAAGGCATAGATTGTTATCTGGTAAAGAGATTATGGAAAGCTTTAAAAAGGCAGAACAATGGGATGAACTCAACAATCAACTGCTTGAGAAAACAGGTTGTAGCACAATAGAGGAAGCAGTTGAGGTTATAATGAGTAACAACATAAGTCTGGATCAGGAAGAAGATAAAATTGTCCTGGATCAGGATATGTTAGCGCAATTAGGAATTACTTCTGAGGAAGAACTGAAAGAAGCCTTTAAATCGAAAAAATTTGCAGATACATTTACTCATGACTCAGAAGTTAATCAAGAGAAATTTCACTATGTACAAGAGATTATTGATCGGTCAATTAAAAATGTGTGCACGCATTTAGAAGAGAATTTACAGGAATATGATTACACAACTTTAGAACCCATCCCAGGAGCAAGAACAATATTCGCCATTGAAAAAAATGGTGAGGAAGTTTATTTGATTATAAGACCTTCTGATTATAAACAGATTATTATTTTCTATGATTCTGAAAAAGACTACTTAGATTATAATAAAGATGTGGAACTATGGGTAGATAATGATGTTGATATACCGGAAAAGATTACATTTGGTAGAATACTGAAAGTGACAGGAATAAATAGAATACCACTCTATAGAGTAAAGAGGTGAAAATAGATGATGCTATACCCATTGGAGGAACTAACAGAATTAAAGTTCAACAATATATATGTTCGTGAAACACCAGTTTCGTCAAAGAAACTGGCCCAGTTGGTCGCAGCTTCTGCAAATTCAAATGGAGGACATATTATTTTTGGAGCAGGTCCAAGAGGCATACAATTTGAAGTAACTGGTGTAAGTAAGGACATACATATAGAAGAACTTTTACAAAAAAGTCTCAAAAGACTGGATGGTAAAACAAATGTAGAAGTCAGATGGTCAAAGAAGGTTAAAGGACATGATGTTGTTAACTTTACTATTGAACCTGCTGATAAGCCGATTAATTTAAATGGTACTTTTTACATATGGCAAGATGACGATATTATTATTGCGGAGAAAGGTGAGATACTTATGGATAACTCAAAAGTATTTATAGTACATGGAAGGGATGATCTTGCAAAAGTTGAAGTTGCAAGATTTGTTGAAAAGTTAGGGTTGGAAGCAATTATTTTGCATGAACAAGCCAGTTCTGGCAAGACAATTATTGAAAAAATTGAAGAACATACTAATGTGGGATTTGGTATTGTTCTATATACACCATGCGATGTTGGTGGATTAAAAGGTGAAACAGATTTAAAAGCAAGAGCCAGGCAGAACGTTGTATTTGAACATGGTTTTTTAATGGGGAAGATAGGTCGTAGCAATGTTTGCGCTCTTGTGAAGTCAAATGTTGAAAAGCCAAACGATATTTCAGGTGTAGTTTATATTGGGATGGATAATGCAGGTGGTTGGCAAGCGGAACTTATGAAGGAAATGAAGTCATCAGGACTTGAGATTGATGCAAATAGATTGTATGGGTAAGTTAGAGATGTTTTGAGACTATGGGTAGGGATAAGATAAGTCATGAAATTAAGAATGACCTGAAAACATTATGTCAAATAATGCAGTAACATAGATTGAAGCGAAAATTTGGAAGACACATATAGTTGGAGGGGACATGAATAGAAATGCTAAATCGCCTTGGAATCCAAAAAAACCTTTAAGTCTTTCAGCTAAAGACTTTGAACTGAAAGTTGTAGAGTGGTTAAGGAAGTCATCTATAGGCCTAAATAATTTTGAAGTAAAGCATTTGGAGAAAGTAGAAGGTAATAGTGGTGAATATGAATTTGACGCTATTGCAAGTTTAACGATATTAGGAGGGGCAGAAATTGTTGTTGCAATCGAATGTAAAAGATATGGAAGACCAGTTGAAAGAGAAAAGTTGTTAGCATTGCATTCGAAAGCATATGATATTAGAGCTAATAAGTCCATGATTTTCTCTACTAGTGGATATCAATCTGGAGCATTGCAATACGCTGTTGCCAATAAAATAGCAACTCTTGTACTTGTGGATGATAGTTTTCACTATGAAACAAGGAGCAAGGAAAAAAATGATATTCCTATGTGCAATAAAATTTCAGGGATATTTATGACAGCTACAGAAGAAGGCAGTATTAGGTGCCAAGCAACCAATAGCATTGTAGTTAACTGTTTGAAAGAGTGGTTAAATAACTAACAGTATGCTGAGTATAGATGAATAACAAGGATAAGGGTGAAGAAATGAGCAATGAGATTTTTAACTGGACTACGTTAGCCTGTGCAATTATTACAATTACTTTAAACTATATTGCGGAAAGGCGTAGAAATAGCAATGATAGAGTTTGGAAGGCAAAAATAGAAAAAAAAGAAAAAGAAAGCGAATTGAAAATTGATAGAATGAATTGCTCTAATGATTTTTCAAAAGTTATGATTAAGAAAGAAATGTTTGTTGAAGTCTTAAGTGAAGCTGAAGATTTAGATGATATCGATAAAAAGAATATATCTGAAGATCAGATTAGAGTTATTCAGAGGAGCAATGCCAAAATTATACGAAGAATATTCAATAATGCTGTCAGCTTTTATAATGAGCTAGATGAGTTCTGCTCGAAAGTTATTGAAGGAACATATATAGCGGAGGATTATATAAGAAAAGATGTTAGTGTTTCAGTGTTGGATTTTGTTAAAATGCAACCACAATATTATAACAGTATAAAAAACTTGTATCGTGTATATAAAGTTCCAGGATATACTCCGTTTAAAAGGCATAGATTAAAAAATATTGACAAGTTTATTGACAAGTATTTACATCATCACAAAGGAATACTAGACAACGCATGGACTGATAACGGATTCTAAGAGGATTGAAAAGAATTACATTTAACATAAACGATATGATTTAAACAGATATTTAACTTATTAAAGCTAAGTTGGAAATGGATAGGTGAGCGTATGATTAAAGAATACATTGTTAGATTGTTTAGAGTGGTTTTAACGGATGAACAAGAGGAGAAGTTGATTCAGTATTTATTTGGAAAGGTCGATGAAATTAGTGATTTGAACTCATTGAAAAATTTGATTTTAGACTACTTAATGAATACATTGGGGTTAAAACCAACACTAACATTTTCGAATGATAATTCGGATTTGGAACAAATGTTGAAGTTGATTAAGGTAAAGGCAGAAAAAGATGAGAAATAGTTTGTTCAAAAAGTATGTATTTATGATGTATGGTGTATCTCTTCATGATGGCGAAGAAAAGGAGTTAATTGAATATCTTAGTATGCATACAGAAGATATTCAGGATAGTATAGCTATTAGTGAATATATCTATGATTATGTTAAGTCAATATACAATATAAGTCCTTCGTTGATGCATGCAAACGATAATTCAGATTTGGAGCAGATGCTCAAACTCATTAAACTAAAGGGAGATAAGAAGTAACACGATTAGATAGTATTTGATGGTAAACTTACAATCTATAATCATAATTAACCCGGATATAAAAATTTATACACAAGTGAAGTAGCTAATTGGATATTTTGCAACCGGAGTAAAGAAAAATGCATTTGAGATGTAATGGTTTGCACGAAGAAAGAGGGATACTGTGAGTGAATATACTAAGTTAGTTTGTTTAAGGACATCTATTGAAGGACATCCAACACTCGGAGAAGTGTTTTATATAAATGACGACGTCGAAATAACTGCTAGAGGGAATGAAATACTACATTATTTGTATCAAAAGGGTATGGATGAAAAGATAGCATGGATAGCAGCTTCTATAAATGAGTTTGAAGATTTAGTTAATATTAGTATAGAAGAAGACCCAAGATGCTTGTCAAGTAATTATTGTTTTTATGAAAGTCTGAAGGCTATTAGAGAAGCTGTGTTATGTGGAATAAATGGACAATATCATGCATCGTATGCGGTTTTACGTCCTGCGCTGGAGTTGTTATTGCGTCATGTGTATTTTAAGAAGAAAGATAACCATATTCAATACAAGTGGACAGAAACGGGTAAAGAGAAAGAAAGTTTTGGTTTTGGTAAACTCAGAGCATTCTTTAAGAAGTCATATTATCCGTATTTTAATAATTTGGATCTTGACATTAAAAAGAAATATAAGATGCTATGTAGTTATTCACATACACCATACTTGAATGAAAGTGTATCTAAGCAATCAGGAACAAATGATGCGAGATTAATTTCAAAGGAGATGGTTAATCGTTGGGTTAAAGATTTCGAAGATATCACATTAATCGTTCTCAAAGTATTGATAACTGTATACCCAGAGATTGTGCATCCCTTCAATATAACTAATAAGTTTGGTCTAAATAGAGTAGATGGGGTCTTTGCGGATTGTTTCAATTATTTACCTATAACAGCTGTTTTTGATGAAAGCACATTAAATGACTTAAAGAAGAATAGTAATAAATCTGATGATATTATCAGATTAAAGCAGGCTTACTCGGAGAAAGAAGACTTAAAATTAGAAGAAGTTACAAGAAAAGATAATTCGACAAATGGTAATCGCTTGAAGGATGTAAAAAAAATTGAACATACCGATTTATCAGATTTGACATGGATAGCAGAAATTGCAGAGATTAAGGGGATGATGCGTGCAACAAAAGAAGCGTTATGCTATAACAGGTTAATTGATAAGATCAGTTTGGATCTAGTTGAAAAATAAATCAATAATTATATCGTCAAAGAAAAGTGTAAGGATAATGAGCAGAATAGGGAGGCAAAGATGTCTAAGTTTAAATACAAGATTGAGTATATAAATAATAATAAGAATGCCGACAAACTGTTTAAGGCTTTTTTAGAACATTGTGAGTTAAATGAGATTAAGCCAACCAAACTGTTTACTATTAAAGAAATCGCAGATGCACTACCTCGAGGTACTTCAGGAGTTTCTAACTATTCTACATATGGATTTTCGTTGATGAGTATGATGAGCAATCAAAAGAGTAGAGATTATTTTATGTTTCTAAACGCCGATATGACAAAGATATTTACTGAACATTGTAAGAATAATCATGACAGAGATAATTATTTATGGAGAAAAATGTACTTAAAGGAACAGTGCAAGATAAATCCCGAGTATTGGGAACTATTAGATTAATATTTGATGTATTTTGCAGATAAATGATGAAGACTAAACGTTGATATTGAAACAGAAAATCAAAAGGAGGGGAGTAGTTTGTATTTATCACATTTAAAATTATGGAATTTTAGAAGATATGGAAGCAAAGGTGAAATAGACTTAAGTGAACCTGATTTAAGTGTGGATTTCAAAGAAGGATTAAATTTGTTAACTGGCGAAAATGATTCAGGAAAGACAGCAATTGTAGATGCGATTAAAACGGTACTTAAAACATCTAGTAATGACTGGATTAGATTGAATGAAGATGATTTTTACGATGATACAAATGAGTTGCGTATAGAATTATGCATTAAAGGCTTTGTTGCTTCTGAAGCGAAGCATTTCACTGAATACTTAACTACAGTTTTTAGTGAAGAAGATGCAGTGAATGAGTTACATTTATCATTTACTGCGAGCAAATCAGAGGGAAAAATTAAATCATCAGATGTACGAGCGGGTGTTGGTGATGGAAGAATTTTACCAGCTGATGCAAGAGAATACTTAAAGGCAACTTATCTAAGACCGTTAAGAGATGCGAGAGCAGAGTTAATTCCAAAGAGGAATTCAAGATTATCACAGATCTTTGCAGAACATAGAGCATTTAAAGATCGAGATGATCATATTCTCCTTAATATTTACAAAGAATTTAATGAAGCGATTGAATCCTATTTCGACGGTAAGGATAGCCAAGGGAATCCATTAACTGATGATCAATATGGTAAAGAACTAAAAAAAAGCATTGATAATACTATAGGGAATTTCTTTGAGACAACAAAATCTACTCAGCTGTCAACATCATCAGCGCAAATGAGAAGAATACTTGAGAGCTTAGAACTATCGTTTTCGAATTCGATTAATCCTGGACTTGGCTCATTGAACAGACTTTTTATGGCTTCGGAGCTAGTCCATTTAAGTAAAGAGGACTGGACAGGACTACGTCTTGGGCTGATTGAAGAGATTGAAGCGCATTTACATCCACAAGTTCAGCTTAAGGTTATAAGGAGCCTGTTGAAATTAGAGAAAACGCAACTGATTTTAACAACACACAGTCCTAACTTGGCATCAAAAGTTCCATTGGAAAACCAGATAATTTGCAGAAATAACAGTGCATTTCCAATGGGACATAAATATACTAATTTGACTAAAGCTCAATATGTGTTTTTGGATAAATTTTTAGATGTGACTAGGTCGAGTATGTTCTTTGCTAAGGGGTTAGTCCTAGTTGAGGGATGGAGTGAGGAACTCTTAATACCAATAATTGCAGATAGAATAGGTTTTAATCTTGTTGATAATGAGGTTACTGTAATTAATGTTTCTAATCTTGGATTTGAAAATTATTTTAGTGTATTTTCAAGGAAAGATGGAAGAAGTATGGGAACGAATATTTCAGTGATTACAGATTGTGATGTAAGAGCGTATAGTGAAGAAATAGTGAATTCAAATAAAGAATATACAAAAGTTGATGATGAACAATATAAAAAAGAGTGTGCTTCAGCTGTAATTGCAATTAAGGAAAAGTATACTGATGATGTAAAAGCTTATGTTGCTGAAGAGTGGACTTTGGAATGGTGTTTGATGAAGTCTGAAGTGCTAGGTGAATTGTTTGTAAATACAGTGAAGAAAGTACATCTTAACGGTAATTGGGACGATGACAAAGAGTTACAGTTGGCAGAAAAGTTGTA from Petrocella atlantisensis includes:
- a CDS encoding sacsin N-terminal ATP-binding-like domain-containing protein, translated to MGYIEDLEQAEKESKNRAVATKILDKMEELRLTSNEDVSRRWIWELLQNARDVAGSSGQIDIAIDLHEDSNHLVFMHNGKPFTSSNIVSLIEQVSSKERDTTLVEEEINTTGKFGTGFLTTHLLSEIVHLKGLLKNTEGECKPFEVTLDRSGRELQSITDSINITMAQLRAVEEAEEAFYNNGVYQTQFTYELNDIGLEVARKGLDDLEHLIPYVLTFVKEIRTVNIIHANKIFELTEESVLGNGTVNRATIQVSERDTLSNRFITTKQGTDLLLAAEVELTEDGYAFVGSDYKLPKLFCTFPLIGSGNFPFPFIINSGHFNPNEPRSGVFLTDKDEDKVSQNKEILIKAVSVAQDFINSTASCGWRKFYVPVKYANSSINVDWIDNEWLIENVKIPIRNYLVSSQIVDDRKGNRTSIISNEKTNVLIPFSTSKNTRESLYKLTSYLTGEPLTREDELHEWYSAIWRDLKKLDIYYILRVIEDLGTINELSTQLNNVDVYKWLKAVFKMAENNEKIVEEIIAEKLVIIPNQNGVFTRYSDLYIDEGIDNALKDITADMGHDCREILLDKVCYLPEGLKFSGKTTKGIAAEINNQLEELDWDSKIQISKKIATLYSEQRETIEQRRYIIDLCKKVYGDTFGETKKLIHWNHKIWEYADNYLIDDITNIIMAQNNIEMLSQYLSFQTEQECILWLKTLIESLTAYEYSSHLNTKSILPNQMGELKEKEELFLDDEIDDELKEICMLLGYDYREELLDINFDIDIPHSREINNKEVAEKITSLVRTAMHEFEQSSETKYALRILMQWFQDYAEVAEGLFTDLWPERHRLLSGKEIMESFKKAEQWDELNNQLLEKTGCSTIEEAVEVIMSNNISLDQEEDKIVLDQDMLAQLGITSEEELKEAFKSKKFADTFTHDSEVNQEKFHYVQEIIDRSIKNVCTHLEENLQEYDYTTLEPIPGARTIFAIEKNGEEVYLIIRPSDYKQIIIFYDSEKDYLDYNKDVELWVDNDVDIPEKITFGRILKVTGINRIPLYRVKR
- a CDS encoding TIR domain-containing protein, giving the protein MMLYPLEELTELKFNNIYVRETPVSSKKLAQLVAASANSNGGHIIFGAGPRGIQFEVTGVSKDIHIEELLQKSLKRLDGKTNVEVRWSKKVKGHDVVNFTIEPADKPINLNGTFYIWQDDDIIIAEKGEILMDNSKVFIVHGRDDLAKVEVARFVEKLGLEAIILHEQASSGKTIIEKIEEHTNVGFGIVLYTPCDVGGLKGETDLKARARQNVVFEHGFLMGKIGRSNVCALVKSNVEKPNDISGVVYIGMDNAGGWQAELMKEMKSSGLEIDANRLYG
- a CDS encoding restriction endonuclease, with translation MNRNAKSPWNPKKPLSLSAKDFELKVVEWLRKSSIGLNNFEVKHLEKVEGNSGEYEFDAIASLTILGGAEIVVAIECKRYGRPVEREKLLALHSKAYDIRANKSMIFSTSGYQSGALQYAVANKIATLVLVDDSFHYETRSKEKNDIPMCNKISGIFMTATEEGSIRCQATNSIVVNCLKEWLNN
- a CDS encoding ATP-dependent nuclease encodes the protein MYLSHLKLWNFRRYGSKGEIDLSEPDLSVDFKEGLNLLTGENDSGKTAIVDAIKTVLKTSSNDWIRLNEDDFYDDTNELRIELCIKGFVASEAKHFTEYLTTVFSEEDAVNELHLSFTASKSEGKIKSSDVRAGVGDGRILPADAREYLKATYLRPLRDARAELIPKRNSRLSQIFAEHRAFKDRDDHILLNIYKEFNEAIESYFDGKDSQGNPLTDDQYGKELKKSIDNTIGNFFETTKSTQLSTSSAQMRRILESLELSFSNSINPGLGSLNRLFMASELVHLSKEDWTGLRLGLIEEIEAHLHPQVQLKVIRSLLKLEKTQLILTTHSPNLASKVPLENQIICRNNSAFPMGHKYTNLTKAQYVFLDKFLDVTRSSMFFAKGLVLVEGWSEELLIPIIADRIGFNLVDNEVTVINVSNLGFENYFSVFSRKDGRSMGTNISVITDCDVRAYSEEIVNSNKEYTKVDDEQYKKECASAVIAIKEKYTDDVKAYVAEEWTLEWCLMKSEVLGELFVNTVKKVHLNGNWDDDKELQLAEKLYKKSLNKSEIAYQMVKTLTEDKKEMDISALRTDESMKHIYEAIKNACS